A stretch of the Sphingobacterium thalpophilum genome encodes the following:
- a CDS encoding MBL fold metallo-hydrolase — protein MYFQHIFESSLAHSSYLIGCQALGVAMVIDPKRDVDTYLDIAEKNNLKITHIAETHIHADYLSGTLELAALTGAQCYLSDEGGEDWQYEFPHIGLKDGDQIPLGNLVFHVIHTPGHTPESISLLLVDAPATKEPVMLFTGDFVFVGDIGRPDLLENAAGLIGTKEAGARQMFRSLQHFLTLPDYIQVWPAHGAGSACGKALGAVPSSTVGYERIRNWALQYGANETEFIAELLDGQPEPPRYFAMMKKLNKIPRQLQMAVPHYTKLSVEEFSQLYQAGTAVIDTRPKSEFAKGYLSNSINIQNNKSFTTWAGWVIEYNEPFALILEQDQLDDIARKLMRIGLDNVAGYITPDMLAGSKLPLEQQQIIGFEQMAEALEKPNTQILDVRNAAEFAEGHLPHATHVFVGTISSQLDKIDQRKELYLHCQSGDRATIAASILAKHGIKNIKIYSPSINDWKAKGGQLVT, from the coding sequence ATGTATTTTCAACACATTTTTGAATCATCCTTAGCCCATTCGAGTTATTTAATCGGCTGTCAGGCCCTCGGTGTGGCCATGGTCATTGATCCCAAAAGAGATGTGGATACCTATCTCGATATTGCTGAGAAAAATAACCTAAAGATCACGCATATTGCCGAAACTCATATTCATGCCGATTATCTTTCAGGAACGTTGGAACTGGCAGCGCTGACCGGTGCACAGTGCTATCTTTCCGACGAAGGCGGTGAAGACTGGCAGTACGAATTTCCGCATATAGGATTAAAAGATGGAGACCAGATACCCCTCGGAAACCTTGTCTTTCATGTCATCCATACCCCCGGACATACCCCTGAGAGCATTAGCTTGCTGCTGGTCGACGCACCTGCCACAAAAGAACCTGTCATGCTATTTACCGGGGATTTTGTTTTTGTTGGGGACATCGGCAGGCCAGACCTGCTGGAGAATGCTGCTGGACTGATCGGAACCAAAGAAGCTGGTGCCCGGCAGATGTTCAGGTCCTTACAGCATTTCTTGACCTTACCGGACTATATCCAGGTCTGGCCCGCACATGGCGCTGGCTCCGCTTGCGGTAAAGCGCTGGGCGCAGTACCCAGTTCTACAGTCGGCTATGAACGTATACGAAACTGGGCGCTTCAATATGGTGCAAATGAAACAGAATTTATCGCAGAACTTTTGGACGGGCAGCCCGAACCTCCCCGCTATTTTGCCATGATGAAAAAACTCAACAAGATACCACGCCAGCTGCAAATGGCTGTACCTCATTATACAAAACTCTCGGTGGAAGAGTTTAGCCAGCTTTATCAGGCAGGGACGGCGGTCATCGATACCAGACCTAAATCTGAATTCGCCAAAGGGTATCTCAGCAACAGCATCAATATCCAGAACAATAAATCCTTCACGACCTGGGCCGGTTGGGTCATCGAATATAATGAACCTTTTGCCCTTATTCTCGAACAGGATCAGCTGGATGATATAGCACGCAAGCTCATGCGCATCGGGCTCGACAATGTAGCGGGATACATCACACCCGATATGTTGGCCGGATCGAAGCTGCCGCTCGAACAACAACAGATCATCGGATTTGAACAGATGGCAGAAGCGCTTGAAAAACCTAACACCCAGATTTTGGATGTCAGAAATGCAGCCGAATTTGCAGAGGGTCATTTACCCCATGCCACCCATGTATTTGTCGGAACGATTAGCAGCCAGCTCGACAAAATCGATCAGCGTAAAGAGCTCTATCTGCACTGCCAGTCTGGTGACCGCGCCACGATCGCGGCTTCCATCCTGGCTAAACACGGCATAAAAAACATTAAAATATATAGCCCTTCAATCAATGACTGGAAGGCAAAGGGTGGTCAACTGGTCACATAG
- a CDS encoding M1 family metallopeptidase, protein MKIKIISFLAVLCAIHMLGQEAKAQRKGFWQQKVDYTMDVNVDEKAYQYEGKMTLKYSNNAGQSLSKVYFHLYFNAFQPGSMMDYRLKNISDPDKRMVSNMGTKEKPLYQSRIEKLQPNQIGYQKVKSLTMNGAPTQFKTDGTILEVILPRAIKDGETVSFAMEWTAQVPEQIRRSGRNSAEGVALSMAQWYPKMAQFDEFGWHLDEYVGREFIAPFGNFDVTIHLNQNYVVGASGVLQNPNEVKGYQPKAKIKTSDGKATWRYKAQNIHDFVWAADPKFVVDSAASKNGIKVYTVYLPTDKQVVSNWKTALGLSTEFFDFCSAKFGTYPWPTYTIIQGGDGGMEYGTATLITGGRNLKSLVGVIFHESAHSWYQQLFGINETVDEWFDEGFTSYVEELAMQHLFDKRGAIASNPMINAYRAYYKLALSGKEEPMSLLADYYNTNYAYSNEAYNKGAVLAEQLGYIIGQENLEKTFLRFYDIWKFKHPTPNDFKRVAEEVSGINLKWYFNLFINTTRQIDYAVGNVSDTEIQLVNKSNFAMPLDVLVEYRDGSKELFYIPLREMRGEKPAEQSGIYKGVKRTVLEDWFWTKPDYKFSVAKAPENVTIDPSLRLADVESSDNSLTR, encoded by the coding sequence ATGAAAATCAAAATAATATCCTTTCTTGCAGTGCTATGTGCAATACATATGTTGGGTCAGGAAGCGAAAGCCCAAAGAAAAGGATTCTGGCAGCAGAAAGTTGACTATACCATGGATGTCAACGTGGATGAGAAGGCTTATCAGTATGAGGGAAAAATGACACTGAAATACAGCAACAACGCGGGTCAATCCCTCTCCAAGGTCTATTTCCATTTGTACTTCAATGCCTTTCAGCCAGGATCGATGATGGATTATCGTCTAAAAAATATCAGTGATCCGGACAAGCGGATGGTATCCAATATGGGGACAAAGGAAAAACCCCTCTACCAAAGCCGCATAGAAAAATTACAACCCAATCAGATCGGCTATCAAAAAGTCAAAAGCCTGACCATGAATGGCGCCCCTACCCAGTTTAAGACTGATGGCACCATTTTAGAAGTAATCCTTCCAAGGGCAATCAAAGATGGAGAAACCGTAAGCTTTGCGATGGAGTGGACGGCACAGGTTCCCGAACAGATCCGAAGATCGGGCCGCAATTCAGCAGAAGGCGTAGCTCTTTCAATGGCACAATGGTACCCCAAAATGGCTCAATTCGATGAATTCGGCTGGCATCTCGACGAGTACGTAGGCCGCGAATTTATTGCACCTTTCGGCAATTTTGATGTTACTATTCACCTTAACCAAAACTATGTTGTCGGCGCATCGGGCGTTCTTCAGAATCCCAATGAAGTAAAGGGCTACCAGCCAAAAGCCAAAATAAAAACAAGTGATGGCAAAGCCACATGGCGCTATAAAGCACAAAATATACACGATTTTGTCTGGGCTGCCGACCCCAAATTTGTCGTCGACTCAGCAGCAAGCAAAAATGGAATAAAGGTTTATACCGTTTATCTGCCTACGGACAAACAAGTCGTATCAAACTGGAAAACAGCATTGGGTCTCTCGACGGAATTTTTTGATTTTTGCAGTGCGAAATTTGGAACTTATCCTTGGCCAACCTACACGATCATTCAGGGAGGTGACGGGGGCATGGAATATGGCACTGCGACATTAATTACCGGCGGACGCAACCTCAAAAGCCTCGTGGGCGTCATATTCCATGAGTCGGCCCATTCCTGGTATCAGCAGTTGTTCGGCATCAACGAAACCGTCGACGAATGGTTTGATGAAGGATTTACCTCATACGTGGAAGAATTAGCCATGCAACACTTATTTGATAAAAGGGGAGCCATCGCGTCGAACCCCATGATCAATGCGTACCGTGCATACTATAAGCTGGCCCTTTCAGGCAAGGAAGAACCGATGAGCCTTCTGGCTGATTACTACAACACAAACTATGCATATAGCAATGAAGCGTACAACAAAGGTGCTGTGCTCGCGGAACAGCTAGGATATATTATCGGTCAGGAAAATCTGGAGAAGACCTTCCTCAGATTCTATGACATCTGGAAATTTAAACATCCTACGCCCAACGATTTTAAACGCGTTGCTGAAGAAGTTTCGGGCATAAATCTGAAATGGTATTTCAACCTCTTTATCAATACCACCCGCCAAATCGACTACGCTGTGGGCAACGTAAGCGATACTGAAATCCAATTGGTCAATAAATCCAATTTTGCGATGCCACTCGATGTGTTGGTTGAGTACCGGGACGGCAGCAAAGAATTGTTCTATATCCCCTTGCGTGAAATGCGTGGCGAGAAACCGGCTGAACAATCTGGAATCTATAAAGGCGTCAAACGGACGGTTCTCGAAGATTGGTTCTGGACAAAACCTGATTATAAATTTTCGGTCGCCAAAGCACCTGAAAACGTAACCATAGATCCTTCACTCCGGCTTGCAGATGTTGAATCGTCAGACAACAGCCTGACACGCTAG
- a CDS encoding glycoside hydrolase family protein, translating into MKTNLDKLPFFHKCLFERTNAYDIFVYKITSCKPKIKKMNRSSRRVFLKNMVGAGTMLALSKYSFALTDHAEEAFIDKLLPAPKGGGFAMENYWIWDPSVIKGEDGKYHMFASRWSKKYGFGNWVTNSEVVRAIADRPEGPYEFVEVVLPARGKQYFDGCTTHNPRIVKIGDYYVLYYFGNTYEDPDPAYSENVWESGLAQKAWMHKRIGMAYAKSISGPWKRVDQPILNPRQGEWDASITSNPSPVVLPDGKVYLVYKSSPVNYNPPLLLGAAQADSFQGPYIRLADKPIFSFHTDQNHENDVEDPFVWHNGRHFELIMKDRYGKICGEEGGGIHAYSKDGIDWQLSAAVKAYSKVIRWNDGSVTHQANFERPFLLFDGGKPTHLFAATGDGTAPYQFERTWNMVIPLKTS; encoded by the coding sequence ATGAAGACAAACTTAGATAAATTGCCTTTTTTTCACAAATGTTTATTTGAGCGTACCAACGCTTATGATATCTTTGTATATAAAATAACCTCGTGTAAACCAAAGATCAAAAAAATGAACCGGAGTTCGAGACGTGTCTTCCTCAAGAATATGGTCGGTGCTGGAACGATGCTGGCGCTATCAAAATACAGCTTTGCCTTAACGGATCATGCTGAAGAAGCATTTATTGATAAACTGCTTCCTGCCCCCAAGGGCGGCGGGTTTGCGATGGAAAACTATTGGATCTGGGACCCTTCGGTGATTAAGGGCGAAGATGGGAAGTACCATATGTTTGCCTCCCGCTGGAGCAAGAAATACGGATTTGGCAATTGGGTGACCAATTCGGAAGTGGTGCGTGCAATAGCTGACCGGCCCGAGGGTCCTTATGAATTTGTCGAGGTGGTACTGCCCGCCCGCGGTAAACAGTATTTCGATGGCTGTACGACGCATAATCCGCGGATTGTCAAAATCGGTGATTATTATGTTCTGTATTATTTTGGCAACACCTATGAAGATCCAGATCCGGCGTATTCTGAAAACGTGTGGGAATCGGGGCTGGCGCAAAAAGCCTGGATGCATAAACGGATCGGAATGGCCTACGCGAAGTCCATCTCAGGCCCTTGGAAACGCGTGGATCAACCAATTTTGAACCCCCGGCAGGGCGAGTGGGACGCTTCCATTACTTCCAATCCTTCTCCCGTCGTGTTGCCCGATGGTAAAGTATATTTAGTGTATAAATCTTCACCTGTAAATTATAATCCCCCGCTATTGTTGGGCGCAGCACAGGCCGATTCGTTTCAAGGTCCCTATATCCGTTTGGCAGACAAGCCCATTTTTTCTTTTCATACAGATCAAAACCATGAAAATGATGTGGAAGATCCTTTTGTATGGCACAATGGGCGGCACTTTGAATTGATTATGAAAGACCGTTATGGAAAAATATGTGGCGAAGAAGGCGGAGGTATTCACGCCTATTCCAAAGATGGGATAGATTGGCAACTGTCAGCTGCTGTCAAGGCCTACTCCAAGGTGATCCGGTGGAATGACGGCAGCGTTACACATCAGGCGAATTTTGAGCGTCCATTCCTGTTGTTTGATGGGGGAAAGCCGACTCATTTATTTGCAGCAACAGGAGACGGCACTGCTCCCTATCAATTTGAGCGGACATGGAATATGGTTATTCCGCTGAAAACCAGCTAA
- the hemW gene encoding radical SAM family heme chaperone HemW, whose translation MIYIHIPFCKQACHYCDFHFSTSLQYKSEMIDAFIREIELRYSYLEDRKLESIYFGGGTPSLLEADEISRIIDTIARHFEISTDAEITLETNPDDLSAAKVKAFKSTPINRFSIGIQSFFEEDLRWMNRAHNSQEASAAVMRVQDAGFENITCDLIYGYPLLTDEKWRYNMQQLIDLAVPHISSYSMTVEAKTALDHFIKKGLSPAIDADQAADQMNLLIATLQRAGYEQYEISNFAKDGCYARHNTNYWKGKHYLGIGPSAHSFNGSSRAWNIANNAQYISSIQAKQLPLEVEHLSTTDQINECIMTSLRTMWGLDLAQLEQNFDSSIKAKILDEAAPFLEEQQLVIEDNSLRLSDSGKLIADRIMSELFIIND comes from the coding sequence ATGATCTACATCCATATTCCGTTCTGTAAACAGGCATGTCATTATTGTGATTTTCATTTTAGCACTTCGTTACAGTATAAATCCGAAATGATCGATGCCTTCATTCGGGAGATTGAACTCCGGTATTCTTATCTGGAAGACCGGAAATTGGAATCGATCTATTTTGGTGGTGGTACGCCTTCTTTATTAGAAGCTGATGAAATATCACGGATAATTGACACCATAGCGCGACATTTCGAAATCAGTACGGACGCCGAGATCACCCTAGAGACCAATCCAGATGATCTGAGTGCCGCAAAGGTCAAGGCATTCAAGTCCACCCCGATCAATAGATTCAGTATTGGAATACAGTCTTTTTTCGAAGAAGACCTGCGATGGATGAACCGCGCGCACAACAGTCAGGAGGCCTCCGCTGCGGTCATGCGTGTGCAGGATGCTGGTTTTGAAAATATCACCTGCGACCTGATCTATGGTTATCCACTGCTGACAGATGAAAAATGGCGGTACAACATGCAGCAGCTGATAGACTTGGCCGTGCCCCACATTTCTTCCTATTCCATGACCGTAGAAGCTAAAACAGCGCTCGACCATTTTATCAAAAAAGGACTAAGCCCTGCTATTGATGCAGATCAGGCCGCAGATCAAATGAACCTGCTGATCGCAACCCTACAGCGTGCGGGTTACGAACAATACGAAATTTCGAATTTTGCAAAAGATGGCTGTTATGCACGCCACAATACAAATTATTGGAAGGGAAAGCACTACCTGGGAATTGGCCCCTCTGCCCATTCTTTTAATGGCAGTTCCAGAGCTTGGAATATAGCCAACAATGCTCAATACATCTCCTCCATTCAGGCTAAGCAACTTCCGCTCGAAGTAGAGCATCTTTCCACTACAGATCAGATCAATGAATGTATCATGACATCACTCAGAACTATGTGGGGACTCGACTTAGCGCAGTTGGAGCAGAATTTTGATTCCTCCATAAAGGCGAAAATCTTGGACGAAGCGGCACCTTTTTTGGAAGAGCAACAATTGGTTATCGAGGACAATAGCTTACGGCTCTCCGATTCGGGCAAGCTGATCGCAGACCGTATCATGTCCGAGCTCTTTATAATTAATGATTAA
- a CDS encoding glyceraldehyde-3-phosphate dehydrogenase: MLHRTSFDLEIKSYKEQQNAAVNLIQIISHLWYNRSIELVLFREQLIDETVDSIISLLRKNTTLTNSGPTIFDLLRVANILEKADLPPARIDIGKLAAKAQAYMNSNDGLSAFIHNELEGIEAYQELKPRDVVLYGFGRIGRLLARELINKSGAGQQLRLRAIVTRDANDPKSLQKRAALLKSDSIHGEFKADIYPDPEKNALIINGTTVRFISARQPEDIDYTLYDIHNALIIDNTGVFRDEEALARHLKSKGAAEVLLTAPGKGVPNIVYGVNETSVNLSLYDLYSAASCTTNAIAPVLSVLVQAIGIEKGHIETIHSYTNDQNLVDNMHKKSRRGRAAALNMVITETGAGNAVAKVLPVLNGRLTSNAIRVPVPNGSLAILNLELSVPTSLEEITRLLRNSSLSYRLAEQIKFSDNDELVSSDIIGTTAAAIVDGPSTIVSADGKNVILYVWYDNEYGYSHQVMRLARHIAGVRRYTYY; encoded by the coding sequence ATGTTACATCGTACATCTTTTGATTTAGAGATCAAAAGTTATAAGGAACAGCAAAATGCCGCTGTAAACCTAATTCAGATCATTAGCCATCTTTGGTACAACCGTTCCATCGAACTCGTTCTTTTCCGCGAACAGCTTATCGATGAAACAGTCGATTCAATTATTAGTCTGTTGCGCAAAAACACGACGCTGACCAATAGCGGGCCGACGATATTTGATCTACTGAGGGTCGCAAACATCCTTGAAAAGGCCGACCTTCCTCCCGCCAGGATTGATATAGGCAAGCTAGCCGCAAAAGCCCAAGCCTATATGAACAGTAATGATGGATTATCTGCGTTTATACACAACGAGTTGGAAGGGATTGAGGCTTATCAGGAACTAAAACCGCGCGATGTTGTCCTGTACGGATTCGGACGTATAGGACGTCTCCTGGCACGTGAACTTATCAATAAATCGGGTGCGGGACAACAGCTTCGTTTGCGGGCGATCGTTACCCGCGATGCTAACGATCCAAAATCGCTTCAAAAAAGGGCCGCCCTATTGAAAAGTGATTCGATCCACGGAGAATTTAAAGCCGACATCTATCCGGATCCTGAAAAAAACGCATTGATTATTAACGGCACCACAGTACGGTTTATTTCTGCCAGACAACCAGAAGATATTGACTATACCCTCTATGATATACATAATGCCCTGATAATTGACAACACCGGAGTTTTTCGAGACGAAGAAGCGCTTGCACGCCATTTAAAATCCAAAGGGGCTGCAGAAGTATTACTGACCGCTCCGGGTAAGGGAGTGCCCAATATTGTCTATGGCGTCAACGAAACCTCCGTCAACCTTTCACTTTACGACTTGTATTCAGCAGCATCCTGTACAACCAATGCCATTGCTCCTGTTCTATCGGTACTGGTACAGGCAATAGGTATAGAAAAAGGACATATAGAAACGATCCATTCCTATACCAATGATCAGAATCTGGTCGATAATATGCATAAGAAATCCAGAAGAGGCCGCGCGGCAGCATTGAATATGGTCATTACGGAAACGGGCGCTGGCAATGCTGTTGCCAAGGTACTACCAGTATTAAATGGTCGCTTAACCTCTAACGCCATCCGGGTACCGGTACCCAATGGTTCTCTGGCGATATTAAATTTGGAGCTTTCTGTCCCAACATCCCTTGAGGAGATAACCAGGCTTCTACGGAACAGTTCTTTGAGCTATCGGCTTGCCGAGCAGATCAAGTTTTCGGACAACGATGAGCTCGTCTCCTCGGATATTATAGGAACCACAGCAGCAGCAATCGTCGACGGGCCTTCGACCATCGTTTCCGCAGACGGCAAAAACGTCATACTGTACGTTTGGTACGATAATGAGTACGGCTATTCACATCAGGTCATGCGTCTGGCCCGTCATATTGCCGGAGTAAGACGTTACACGTACTACTAA